In Fusarium verticillioides 7600 chromosome 4, whole genome shotgun sequence, the following proteins share a genomic window:
- a CDS encoding cyanide hydratase: protein MAITKYKAAAVTSEPGWFDLEGGVRKTIDFINEAGQAGCKLVAFPEVWIPGYPYWMWKVTYLQSLPMLKRYRENSMAVDSEEMRRIRRAARDNQIYVSLGFSEIDHATLYLAQVLIGPDGSVINHRRKIKPTHVEKLVYGDGSGDTFMAVSETDIGRVGQLNCWENMNPFLKSLNVSAGEQVHIAAWPVYPGKERQVAPDPATNYADPASDLVTPEYAIETGTWTLAPFQRLSVEGLKINTPEGVEPETDPSVYNGHARIYRPDGSLVVKPEKDFDGLLFVDIDLNETHLTKVLADFAGHYMRPDLIRLLVDTRRKELITEADANGSIATYTTRQRLGLDKPLDDKKGEHETPEVV from the exons atggctatcACCAAGTACAAGGCCGCTGCTGTCACCTCCGAGCCTGGA TGGTTCGATCTTGAGGGCGGTGTTCGCAAGaccatcgacttcatcaacgaGGCCGGCCAAGCTGGCTGCAAACTCGTCGCCTTTCCCGAAGTTT GGATCCCTGGATATCCTTACTGGATGTGGAAGGTCACCTACCTCCAATCCCTCCCCATGCTGAAGCGCTACCGCGAGAACTCCATGGCCGTCGACTCTGAGGAAATGCGCCGTATTCGTCGCGCAGCCCGCGATAACCAGATCTACGTCTCCCTCGGCTTCTCTGAGATTGACCACGCAACTCTTTACCTCGCCCAAGTCCTCATCGGCCCCGATGGCTCGGTCATCAACCACCgtcgcaagatcaagccaactcacgttgagaagcttgtatACGGCGATGGCTCCGGGGATACCTTCATGGCCGTTAGCGAGACTGACATCGGCCGTGTTGGCCAGCTTAACTGCTGGGAGAACATGAACCCCTtcctcaagtctctcaaCGTTTCTGCTGGTGAGCAGGTTCACATCGCTGCTTGGCCCGTCTACCCTGGAAAGGAGAGACAGGTCGCTCCTGATCCTGCTACCAACTATGCTGATCCCGCTTCTGACCTGGTCACTCCCGAGTATGCCATTGAGACGGGTACTTGGACTCTCGCACCTTTCCAGCGCTTGTCTGTTGAGggtctcaagatcaacactcCAGAGGGCGTTGAGCCAGAGACTGACCCCTCTGTTTACAACGGTCATGCCCGTATTTACCGCCCTGATGGAAGCTTGGTCGTCAAACCTgagaaggactttgatgGTCTGCTGTTTGTTGACATTGATCTCAACGAGACTCATCTCACCAAGGTTCTTGCTGACTTTGCTGGTCACTACATGCGCCCTGACCTGATTCGCCTTCTGGTTGATACTCGTCgcaaggagctcatcacTGAGGCTGATGCCAATGGCTCTATTGCTACTTACACCACTCGTCAgcgccttggtcttgacaagccccttgatgacaagaagggTGAGCACGAGACCCCCGAGGTCGTCTAA